Proteins from a single region of Desulfobacter postgatei 2ac9:
- the recD2 gene encoding SF1B family DNA helicase RecD2 gives MNQITYTLPDTGHINEVLKGVVDRVTFHNPDNGWSILKVLPFDRPGTRETVVVHQTKVFAGATMEFEGEWTVHPKFGRQFKAVHASEQKPATASALEKYLGSGLIKGVGPKTAKKIVGYFKDQTLDVFESDIDRLVEVPGIAHKKLEMISTAWAEHRAIRDVMMFLQSHGISTLFSVRIYKEYGQDAIAWITQDPYRLASDFFGIGFFTADKVALSIGLGTDSPPRITAGIRHVLSAAREFGHCYLTFPQIKEQVKELLELDLSQQLETLLAGMEAQRLLMRRDLLDGNGQPVACYYARSLYFDEAYVAKRLSDPGAGRTFDQARIDRWVTLYCQRCQMQLSVEQTAAVKGVVQQQFSVFTGGPGCGKTTATRVMVRLLEAMGLKVMLAAPTGRAAHRMSEVIGKPAKTIHRLLGWKAGGFKRNESSPIKTDFLVVDECSMLDINLTASLLKAVPKLSQVVFIGDCDQLPSVGAGNVLKDIIASQAVPCFRLTQVFRQAQSSMIIKFAHQINRGRMPWIKSPFKYPSIWQDGTDCLFIDSDEATKEQIAFVSRVKRLYMNDVDPETSNSGGVQEGLAPGDARDNDHGDLYEFRVAESCSPWETEIAIPKKFAHVDLVRLAGTENRVEELMEVVGKVHPWSSLHYGLSALDAVKKLYLEWIPKYLGKNTEIQILSPMTRGSLGTLSLNREIQDIHNPMGAGKAQLTVGRRVFRTGDRVIHRKNNYDLGVFNGDIGIIDRINTMDISCTVRFLPDNRLVDYQQTDIMELDLAYAITIHKSQGSEFEVVIIPVLTQHFKMLFRNLIYTGITRARKLAVFVGTRRALGMAVGNQDISRRQTALQALLSKEVNV, from the coding sequence ATGAACCAGATCACTTATACCTTACCCGATACCGGTCACATCAATGAGGTCTTAAAGGGTGTCGTGGACCGGGTCACATTCCATAATCCGGACAATGGCTGGTCCATTCTCAAGGTATTGCCCTTTGATCGTCCGGGCACCAGGGAAACCGTTGTGGTGCATCAGACTAAAGTATTTGCCGGTGCAACCATGGAATTTGAGGGAGAATGGACGGTACACCCGAAATTCGGCCGGCAGTTCAAGGCCGTGCATGCCAGCGAGCAAAAACCTGCTACGGCATCGGCCCTGGAAAAATATCTTGGTTCCGGATTGATCAAGGGGGTGGGGCCCAAAACCGCAAAAAAAATCGTGGGATATTTCAAGGACCAGACCCTGGATGTCTTTGAATCCGATATTGATCGCCTTGTGGAAGTGCCTGGAATTGCCCACAAAAAGCTTGAAATGATTTCAACGGCCTGGGCGGAGCACCGGGCCATACGGGATGTGATGATGTTTCTGCAGTCCCACGGGATTTCCACGTTGTTTTCCGTTCGTATTTATAAGGAATATGGTCAGGATGCCATTGCCTGGATCACCCAGGACCCTTATCGCCTGGCGTCTGATTTTTTCGGCATTGGTTTTTTTACTGCGGATAAGGTGGCCTTAAGCATTGGCCTTGGAACGGACAGTCCCCCAAGAATCACCGCCGGTATCCGTCACGTACTCTCCGCAGCCAGAGAGTTCGGGCACTGTTATCTTACGTTTCCCCAGATTAAGGAACAGGTAAAAGAGTTGCTAGAGCTTGATCTGTCACAGCAGCTTGAAACCCTTCTGGCAGGGATGGAAGCCCAGCGGCTTCTGATGCGCAGGGATCTGCTTGATGGCAACGGGCAGCCTGTGGCCTGTTACTATGCCCGGTCTCTTTATTTTGACGAGGCGTATGTGGCAAAGCGTCTTTCAGATCCAGGGGCTGGGCGGACCTTTGACCAGGCCCGGATCGACCGGTGGGTGACGCTGTACTGTCAACGCTGTCAGATGCAGCTTTCGGTTGAGCAGACCGCAGCGGTCAAGGGGGTGGTACAGCAGCAGTTTTCCGTTTTCACCGGTGGGCCCGGATGCGGTAAGACCACTGCCACACGGGTGATGGTCCGCCTGCTGGAGGCCATGGGTCTGAAGGTGATGCTGGCCGCGCCCACGGGCCGGGCTGCCCACCGTATGAGCGAGGTGATAGGAAAACCGGCAAAAACCATTCACCGGCTTTTGGGCTGGAAAGCCGGGGGATTTAAACGAAATGAAAGCTCCCCTATAAAGACAGACTTTCTGGTGGTGGACGAGTGCTCCATGCTGGATATCAATCTGACCGCCTCCTTGCTCAAAGCCGTGCCAAAGCTGAGTCAGGTGGTATTTATCGGCGACTGCGACCAGTTGCCTTCGGTGGGGGCGGGAAATGTGCTTAAGGATATTATTGCTTCACAGGCAGTGCCCTGTTTCCGGCTTACCCAGGTGTTTCGCCAGGCCCAGTCTTCGATGATTATTAAATTTGCACACCAAATTAACAGGGGCCGGATGCCATGGATAAAAAGCCCATTTAAGTATCCCTCCATATGGCAGGACGGCACCGATTGCCTGTTCATTGATTCCGATGAAGCCACCAAAGAACAGATTGCCTTTGTCAGCAGGGTTAAACGTTTGTATATGAATGATGTTGATCCGGAAACATCAAACAGCGGTGGCGTTCAAGAGGGTTTGGCCCCGGGTGATGCCCGGGACAATGATCATGGCGATTTGTATGAATTCAGGGTTGCCGAGTCGTGTTCACCCTGGGAGACTGAAATTGCCATACCTAAGAAGTTTGCCCATGTGGATTTGGTCCGTCTGGCAGGCACTGAAAATCGCGTTGAAGAGCTTATGGAAGTGGTGGGAAAGGTCCACCCATGGTCCTCTTTGCATTATGGTCTTTCTGCTTTGGATGCGGTGAAAAAATTATATCTGGAGTGGATTCCCAAATACCTGGGAAAAAATACGGAAATCCAGATCCTTTCCCCCATGACCCGGGGCAGTCTCGGCACCCTTTCTCTAAATCGTGAAATCCAGGATATCCATAATCCCATGGGAGCGGGTAAGGCCCAACTCACCGTGGGCCGGCGGGTATTCAGAACCGGGGATCGGGTGATCCATAGAAAGAACAACTATGATTTGGGGGTATTTAACGGAGACATCGGCATCATTGACCGGATCAACACCATGGATATTAGCTGTACGGTCCGGTTTCTACCGGATAACCGGCTGGTGGACTACCAGCAGACAGATATCATGGAACTTGACCTGGCTTATGCCATTACCATCCATAAATCCCAGGGAAGTGAATTTGAAGTGGTCATCATTCCGGTATTGACCCAGCATTTTAAAATGCTCTTCCGCAATTTGATTTACACGGGAATCACCCGTGCCAGAAAACTGGCTGTGTTTGTAGGGACCCGAAGAGCTTTAGGCATGGCCGTAGGAAACCAGGATATCAGCCGCCGCCAGACCGCGCTTCAGGCGTTGCTCTCAAAAGAGGTAAACGTATAG
- a CDS encoding integration host factor subunit alpha, with protein sequence MTCTKSTLIEKISNIFDQNPSQSKEVLETLIEIMKSTLASGEDIMVSGFGKFQVIEKSPRKGRNPATGDAMILEKRRVVTFKCAGKLKNKINEELQ encoded by the coding sequence TTGACTTGTACCAAATCCACACTCATCGAAAAAATTTCAAATATATTTGACCAAAACCCATCTCAGTCCAAAGAAGTACTTGAAACCCTGATTGAAATCATGAAATCTACCCTGGCTTCGGGTGAAGATATTATGGTTTCCGGATTCGGAAAATTCCAGGTAATCGAAAAATCACCGAGAAAAGGAAGGAACCCGGCCACAGGAGATGCCATGATCCTTGAAAAAAGACGGGTTGTCACGTTCAAATGTGCGGGAAAACTTAAGAACAAAATAAATGAAGAACTTCAATAA
- a CDS encoding methyl-accepting chemotaxis protein, producing MRFKNLKIKTKIIVIVILTIIISISIVGSYSLYSTIHQARENIAAFENELMDEGRQKLIDLVDTVYTMVVKVHSQAVRIEDIKKRYGAELKNLVDLPYSMINRAYTQAMEPSAHIDGMEDQKMETVQKKIGAQIEALRYENNNYFWINDTYPKMVQHPTVPSLNGKDISRYTKNGKIIMAEGTDIPMFVEMARLCKETGEGYVGYIWPSPNDSKKWLKKLSYVRYFKPWDWIIGTGIYVDKAEKDAQQVAINSVSDMNYGDNAYFYIMDTQANIIAHLNQETIGKNFMDKKDASGRFVFREIIEMVKSDGQGHINYTWPKLGSEKNEPKIGYFKYFKPWDWIVVTGVYTDGVQNKIVEKRKQLHNMVRDQILFTTATIAILILGAFFWVRFMTKKYIELPLSQGVDAANKLAQGNLNVNIESSSEDEIGDLQKAMKHMVTSLTEIVDEVQHAVSNVAAGSEELSATAQQMSQGATEQASSAEQASAAMEEMSGNIKQNADNAQQTERLAVQATEDAEQGGRAVAQTVVAMRKIADKILIIEEIARQTNMLALNAAIEAARAGEHGKGFAVVADAVRKLAERSQAAASEISNLSTSSVEIAENAGKMLNKIVPDIRKTSELVQEINAASAEQNTGADQINLALQQLDQIIQQNASSAEEMSSTAEELSAQAGQLQQAISHFRIEKMKIREQNPQQENPISKKDRTTDSREKRDSTTKVITNRPETLGQIQGVVLDMGEDSLDDDFEKY from the coding sequence ATGCGTTTTAAAAACTTAAAAATCAAAACAAAAATTATCGTAATCGTTATCCTGACAATTATCATTTCAATAAGCATCGTGGGGAGCTACTCTCTTTACAGCACAATCCACCAGGCCCGTGAAAATATTGCTGCCTTTGAAAACGAGCTGATGGATGAAGGCAGACAAAAACTCATAGACTTAGTGGACACGGTCTATACCATGGTCGTAAAGGTTCACAGCCAGGCTGTTAGGATTGAAGATATAAAAAAGAGATATGGTGCAGAATTAAAAAATCTTGTGGACCTCCCTTATTCCATGATCAACAGGGCGTATACACAAGCCATGGAACCGTCCGCCCATATTGACGGCATGGAAGATCAAAAAATGGAAACCGTCCAAAAAAAAATTGGGGCCCAAATTGAAGCGTTGCGCTATGAGAACAATAACTATTTCTGGATCAATGACACATACCCCAAAATGGTTCAGCATCCTACGGTACCGTCGTTGAATGGAAAAGATATTTCCCGGTATACCAAAAACGGGAAAATCATTATGGCCGAAGGAACCGATATCCCCATGTTTGTGGAGATGGCCCGTCTATGCAAGGAAACGGGAGAAGGATATGTCGGCTATATTTGGCCCTCCCCTAATGACAGCAAAAAATGGCTGAAAAAACTCTCCTATGTCCGTTACTTCAAACCGTGGGACTGGATCATCGGTACAGGCATATACGTTGACAAAGCTGAAAAAGACGCACAACAAGTAGCCATAAACAGTGTCTCTGATATGAACTATGGGGACAATGCCTATTTTTACATCATGGATACCCAAGCCAATATTATAGCCCATTTAAATCAGGAAACTATTGGCAAAAATTTTATGGACAAAAAAGACGCCTCCGGAAGATTTGTATTCAGGGAAATTATTGAGATGGTCAAGTCTGACGGTCAGGGCCACATAAATTATACCTGGCCCAAATTAGGATCTGAAAAAAATGAACCGAAAATCGGATATTTCAAATACTTCAAACCCTGGGACTGGATTGTTGTCACAGGCGTATATACTGACGGGGTGCAAAATAAAATAGTGGAGAAAAGAAAACAACTCCATAATATGGTCCGGGACCAAATCCTTTTTACGACTGCAACCATTGCCATACTCATACTCGGGGCCTTCTTCTGGGTTCGATTCATGACCAAAAAATACATTGAGCTGCCCCTTTCCCAGGGTGTTGATGCGGCCAACAAGCTTGCCCAGGGTAACCTGAACGTAAATATTGAATCCAGCAGTGAGGATGAGATTGGAGATCTTCAAAAGGCCATGAAGCATATGGTAACATCGCTTACGGAGATTGTCGATGAGGTCCAGCATGCCGTAAGCAATGTTGCTGCTGGCAGCGAAGAGCTCAGCGCCACGGCACAACAGATGTCCCAGGGCGCTACGGAACAGGCTTCCTCTGCGGAACAGGCTTCGGCGGCCATGGAGGAAATGTCCGGCAATATCAAACAGAACGCAGATAATGCCCAGCAGACTGAACGGTTAGCTGTTCAGGCAACTGAAGATGCCGAACAGGGAGGCCGGGCTGTGGCCCAAACCGTTGTGGCCATGAGGAAAATTGCAGACAAAATTTTAATTATCGAAGAGATTGCAAGACAGACCAACATGCTGGCCTTAAATGCCGCCATTGAGGCAGCCCGGGCCGGGGAGCACGGCAAGGGGTTTGCCGTGGTGGCAGATGCGGTCAGAAAGCTTGCCGAACGCAGCCAGGCTGCAGCCAGTGAAATCAGCAATTTGTCAACGTCCAGTGTTGAAATCGCTGAAAATGCCGGTAAAATGCTCAACAAAATCGTTCCGGATATCCGCAAGACATCAGAGCTGGTTCAGGAGATCAATGCGGCTTCTGCGGAACAAAACACAGGTGCAGACCAGATAAACCTGGCCCTGCAGCAACTGGATCAAATTATCCAGCAGAACGCCAGTTCTGCTGAAGAGATGTCCTCAACCGCCGAAGAGCTATCGGCCCAGGCAGGACAACTCCAACAGGCAATCTCCCACTTCAGGATTGAAAAAATGAAAATCCGGGAGCAGAACCCGCAACAGGAAAACCCCATATCTAAAAAAGACCGAACAACTGACAGCCGTGAGAAGCGTGATTCAACTACGAAGGTCATTACCAACAGACCGGAGACTCTGGGCCAAATCCAGGGCGTTGTGCTGGACATGGGGGAGGATTCACTGGATGATGATTTTGAAAAATATTAG
- a CDS encoding STAS domain-containing protein — translation MVSKNQDKDGNLVMKIEGSLSAYDVGELKNRLLTGLTNYQGIVFDINGVTDCDTLGVQLLLSAKKTADKLNKTFHITGYSQSIQDAVTGVGLKAEDFLCFSKEA, via the coding sequence ATGGTTTCCAAAAATCAAGATAAGGACGGCAACCTGGTGATGAAAATTGAAGGGTCTTTATCTGCGTATGACGTGGGAGAGCTCAAAAATCGTTTGTTGACGGGGCTGACAAATTATCAAGGGATTGTTTTTGATATTAATGGCGTAACCGACTGTGATACTCTGGGGGTTCAGCTCCTTTTATCGGCCAAAAAAACAGCTGACAAGTTAAATAAAACATTTCATATCACAGGTTACTCCCAGTCGATTCAGGATGCGGTAACCGGGGTGGGACTGAAAGCGGAAGATTTCCTCTGTTTCTCGAAGGAGGCTTAA
- a CDS encoding response regulator has translation MARVIMTVDDSTSIREMLNFTLNQAGYEVVEAVDGQEATDKLAGLHIDMLLTDLNMPNKNGLELIEWVRSMPKFKFIPIIMLTTESDTEMKQKGKAAGATGWIVKPFKPEQLIAVVKKVLR, from the coding sequence ATGGCAAGGGTCATTATGACGGTGGATGATTCAACCAGCATAAGAGAGATGCTCAATTTTACATTAAACCAGGCTGGTTATGAAGTCGTTGAAGCTGTGGATGGGCAGGAGGCGACCGATAAACTTGCCGGTCTCCACATTGATATGCTGTTGACCGATTTGAATATGCCCAACAAGAATGGCCTAGAGCTGATTGAATGGGTTCGGTCCATGCCAAAATTTAAGTTTATTCCCATTATTATGCTGACAACCGAGTCCGATACGGAGATGAAACAAAAAGGCAAAGCTGCCGGAGCCACGGGGTGGATTGTGAAACCGTTTAAACCCGAGCAACTGATTGCCGTAGTAAAGAAAGTTCTTCGTTAA
- a CDS encoding chemotaxis protein CheA → MNESNRFIAEFYNEAEELLSGVEDAVLDIEENPGDQEAVNRLFRAMHTIKGSGSMFGFDAISEFAHHVETALDKVRNGTLPVSKTLIDLILVSRDRITAMLAEANGAGPPVDPREGEQIIASLKGLLHSDVAEAPVDEFPKDEPEKACVPDAPAPQNEAVYRIRISPDPDIFAMGMDPVMLLYDLADMGECCVMVHTEKVPDLENISPESCYLFWDILLTTTKSVNAVKDVFIFVEDTCEIVIETVEEKAAALEASTVPRSGDILAECGDTHKKVIDQESDTLFKERLKPAQKEQKVVTQTHKSAVASTMRVPSDRLDKLINLVGELVITQARLTQVASNIDNTDLGESVEEIERLTGELRDSVLNIRMMPIGITFNKFRRLVRDLSSQLNKEIELITKGAETELDKTVLERLDDPLVHLIRNSIDHGVEPPDVRERTGKPKKGTIILSAGHRGTNVVITIQDDGKGLDIETIRKKAVETGVIPENAEIPDKKIFTQILAPGFSTTSEVTSVSGRGVGLDVVKRTIESLRGRIDIDSVPGEGTKITLILPLTLAIINGLLVNIEDDFFVLPLMSVEECVEIKSKEIETINGRNILNVRGNMVPYIRLRDRFHIAGRRPEVEHIVITNVNDSRIGFVVDHVIGGHQTVIKPLGPAFRYNKEISGATILGDGTVALILDTNVLLESA, encoded by the coding sequence ATGAATGAATCCAACAGATTCATTGCAGAGTTCTACAACGAAGCCGAAGAACTTCTCTCTGGTGTTGAAGACGCGGTTTTGGATATTGAAGAAAATCCCGGGGACCAGGAAGCGGTAAACCGGCTCTTTCGCGCCATGCATACCATCAAGGGATCCGGGTCCATGTTCGGATTCGATGCCATTTCCGAGTTTGCACATCATGTTGAAACAGCACTGGATAAAGTTCGAAACGGAACGCTTCCTGTGAGCAAGACGCTTATCGATTTGATCCTGGTGTCACGGGATCGCATCACGGCCATGCTTGCCGAAGCCAACGGTGCAGGTCCACCGGTAGATCCCCGGGAAGGGGAGCAAATCATTGCCTCCCTTAAGGGTCTGCTTCATTCCGATGTCGCGGAAGCACCCGTTGACGAATTCCCAAAAGATGAGCCGGAAAAAGCCTGTGTGCCGGATGCACCTGCACCTCAGAACGAAGCGGTGTATCGTATCCGGATTTCACCTGATCCGGATATCTTTGCCATGGGCATGGATCCGGTCATGCTCCTCTATGATCTTGCAGATATGGGGGAGTGCTGTGTCATGGTCCATACTGAAAAAGTACCGGATCTGGAAAATATTTCCCCGGAATCATGCTATCTTTTCTGGGACATCCTTTTAACCACGACCAAGAGCGTCAATGCAGTCAAAGATGTTTTCATATTTGTGGAGGATACTTGCGAAATCGTCATTGAAACCGTTGAAGAAAAGGCAGCTGCATTGGAGGCGTCGACGGTGCCCAGGTCGGGGGACATTCTTGCCGAGTGTGGTGATACCCACAAAAAAGTCATAGACCAGGAATCCGATACACTTTTCAAGGAAAGGCTCAAGCCTGCACAAAAAGAGCAAAAGGTTGTTACCCAAACGCATAAATCCGCTGTCGCATCAACTATGCGTGTTCCATCAGACAGGCTTGACAAGCTGATCAACCTGGTGGGCGAACTGGTTATTACCCAGGCCCGACTGACCCAGGTGGCCTCAAACATCGATAATACAGACTTAGGCGAGTCCGTGGAGGAGATTGAGCGCCTGACCGGTGAACTTCGCGACAGTGTACTCAATATCAGGATGATGCCTATCGGCATAACATTCAACAAATTTCGGCGACTGGTGAGGGATTTGTCCTCCCAGCTCAACAAAGAGATTGAGCTTATTACCAAGGGTGCGGAAACAGAACTTGATAAAACCGTTCTGGAACGTCTTGATGATCCCCTGGTGCATCTGATCCGCAACAGTATTGATCATGGTGTGGAACCCCCTGATGTTAGAGAGCGGACCGGAAAACCTAAAAAAGGGACCATTATCCTGTCCGCCGGTCACAGGGGAACCAATGTCGTCATTACCATCCAGGATGATGGTAAGGGGCTCGATATAGAGACCATCCGGAAAAAAGCTGTGGAAACCGGGGTGATTCCTGAAAATGCAGAAATACCCGATAAAAAAATATTTACCCAGATTCTTGCCCCCGGATTTTCAACCACCAGTGAAGTGACAAGTGTATCCGGCCGGGGTGTGGGTCTGGATGTGGTAAAAAGAACCATTGAATCCCTAAGGGGGCGCATTGACATTGACAGCGTACCTGGTGAAGGGACCAAAATTACGCTTATTCTTCCTTTAACCCTTGCTATTATCAATGGTCTGCTTGTAAACATCGAAGATGATTTTTTTGTACTGCCTTTGATGTCCGTTGAAGAATGTGTTGAGATTAAAAGCAAGGAAATCGAAACGATCAACGGCAGGAACATTCTAAATGTTCGCGGGAATATGGTGCCCTATATCCGGCTTCGGGACCGTTTTCACATAGCGGGGCGTCGTCCGGAGGTGGAACATATCGTTATTACGAATGTCAATGACAGTCGTATCGGTTTTGTTGTGGACCATGTGATCGGGGGACATCAGACAGTGATAAAACCTTTGGGTCCGGCTTTCAGATATAATAAGGAGATATCCGGAGCTACCATCTTAGGGGATGGCACCGTAGCCTTGATTTTAGACACCAATGTTCTTCTGGAAAGCGCATGA
- a CDS encoding chemotaxis protein CheW produces the protein MSVQGITQTSQYLTFKLDNEIYAMDITTVREVLDITQITKVPQMPDFMCGVINLRGSVVPVVDLRLKFGLEKAASVREACIVIIEIVLDDEETVLGILVDSVQEVITLEPEQIDPPPRIGIRLKTQFIKGMGKKDKEFIIILETVKVFSAEELAVVQTTDDILMPETPGGTNVENENDD, from the coding sequence ATGAGTGTACAGGGCATCACCCAAACAAGCCAATACCTGACATTTAAACTGGACAATGAAATTTATGCCATGGACATCACAACGGTCCGTGAGGTACTTGATATTACTCAAATCACCAAAGTGCCCCAGATGCCGGACTTCATGTGTGGAGTTATCAATCTGAGGGGGAGCGTCGTGCCGGTTGTGGATCTCAGACTTAAATTCGGTCTGGAAAAGGCAGCGTCCGTAAGGGAAGCATGCATTGTTATTATTGAGATCGTTCTTGATGACGAAGAGACCGTCCTTGGTATTTTGGTGGATTCGGTTCAGGAAGTCATAACCCTTGAACCCGAACAGATTGATCCCCCACCAAGGATCGGTATCCGTCTTAAGACTCAATTTATAAAAGGTATGGGGAAAAAAGATAAAGAATTTATTATCATTCTTGAAACGGTCAAAGTTTTTTCTGCCGAGGAGCTTGCCGTTGTCCAGACGACTGATGATATCCTTATGCCTGAAACACCCGGGGGGACAAATGTTGAGAATGAAAACGATGATTAG
- a CDS encoding CheR family methyltransferase, giving the protein MNFQTLPSLDMTDFRKLGDYIHAEFGIKMPAAKRGMVESRLRKRLIALNIPSYDEYCAYLFSPRGQKDELSFFINQITTNKTDFFREGTQFVFLEKKVLPELLSSVPTGGTKKLSVWSAACSRGHEPYTLAMVLSEYAAQHKNLDFSILGTDISTGVLKVAQKAVYAHEEIEPVPMMLRKKYLLRSKDRSKNMVRIVPQLRSKVRLLRLNLMNKHYTAIEQMDIIFCRNVMIYFERETQNQIMYKLLNHLKLGGYLFMGHSEVIQYAQFPLKSIQSTIYQKVGNAKE; this is encoded by the coding sequence ATGAATTTTCAGACCCTGCCTTCTCTTGACATGACGGATTTCAGAAAGTTAGGCGACTATATCCATGCTGAATTTGGCATCAAGATGCCTGCTGCCAAGCGGGGTATGGTTGAATCCCGTTTGCGTAAACGCTTAATTGCCCTGAATATACCTTCTTATGACGAATATTGTGCTTACCTGTTCAGTCCCCGGGGACAAAAAGATGAACTTTCTTTTTTTATTAATCAGATCACAACCAATAAAACCGATTTTTTCAGGGAAGGTACACAATTTGTTTTTCTTGAGAAAAAGGTATTGCCTGAACTGCTTTCTTCCGTGCCTACAGGCGGCACCAAAAAACTATCTGTATGGAGTGCTGCCTGTTCCCGGGGGCATGAGCCCTATACCCTGGCCATGGTATTGTCTGAATATGCGGCACAACATAAAAATTTAGACTTCAGTATTCTTGGTACTGACATTTCCACAGGGGTTTTGAAAGTTGCACAAAAAGCGGTGTACGCCCACGAGGAGATTGAACCGGTACCCATGATGCTGAGAAAAAAATATCTTTTGCGAAGCAAGGACCGGAGTAAAAATATGGTCCGGATTGTGCCGCAACTTCGTTCCAAGGTCAGGTTGCTTCGGTTGAATCTGATGAATAAACATTATACCGCCATTGAGCAGATGGATATTATTTTCTGCAGAAATGTAATGATTTATTTTGAAAGGGAAACCCAGAATCAGATTATGTATAAGCTGTTAAATCATTTAAAGCTCGGGGGATATCTTTTCATGGGGCATTCAGAAGTTATCCAGTATGCGCAATTTCCTTTAAAATCAATTCAATCGACGATCTATCAAAAAGTGGGTAATGCTAAAGAGTGA
- a CDS encoding protein-glutamate methylesterase/protein-glutamine glutaminase, translating into MGKKIRVLVVDDSALVRSALSEVLTSDPEIEIMAMARDPIAAALKIRNEVPDVIILDVEMPRMNGITFLKKIMSQHPIPVIICSTLAVQGGQIALSALESGAVEVMEKPSLGTRIFFEESKIRICDTVKAAAMVKIKMCKYVKPIKVSPKLTADAILPGPSIKAMDKTTETVIAVGASTGGTEALRVLFESLPRDSPGMVVVQHMPANFTKAFADRLDETCLVSVREAKNNDTVLRGQVLIAPGNYHMLLKRSATRYYVEIREGPLVSRHRPSVDVLFRSTARYAGRNALGVILTGMGDDGAKGMLEMKQAGAYNIAQDKASCVVFGMPREAIKLDAVHSILPLDKIADALLKKCRSL; encoded by the coding sequence ATGGGAAAAAAAATTAGGGTGCTGGTCGTGGATGATTCCGCGCTGGTTCGAAGCGCTCTGTCGGAGGTACTCACCTCTGATCCGGAAATTGAGATCATGGCAATGGCCCGGGATCCAATTGCTGCAGCCTTAAAGATCCGCAATGAAGTTCCGGATGTCATTATTTTGGATGTTGAAATGCCACGCATGAACGGGATTACCTTTTTGAAAAAAATTATGTCCCAGCATCCCATTCCTGTTATCATTTGTTCGACCCTTGCTGTCCAGGGGGGACAGATCGCATTATCCGCGTTGGAAAGTGGGGCTGTGGAGGTGATGGAAAAACCCAGCCTGGGCACAAGAATTTTTTTTGAAGAATCGAAAATCAGAATCTGTGACACGGTCAAGGCAGCGGCCATGGTCAAAATTAAGATGTGCAAATATGTGAAACCCATAAAAGTTTCTCCAAAATTGACCGCAGATGCCATTTTACCTGGCCCGTCTATCAAGGCCATGGATAAAACCACGGAAACCGTCATTGCCGTGGGTGCTTCAACCGGTGGAACAGAAGCGTTAAGGGTCCTTTTTGAAAGTTTGCCCCGGGATTCGCCGGGTATGGTTGTGGTCCAGCATATGCCTGCCAATTTTACCAAGGCCTTTGCCGATCGTCTGGATGAAACCTGCCTGGTGTCTGTCAGGGAGGCGAAAAATAACGACACTGTTTTACGGGGCCAGGTGCTTATCGCCCCCGGCAATTATCACATGTTGCTCAAAAGAAGCGCAACCAGGTATTATGTTGAGATCCGGGAAGGCCCGCTGGTCTCCCGTCACCGTCCCTCTGTGGATGTTCTTTTTCGTTCTACTGCCCGATATGCCGGAAGAAACGCTCTGGGCGTCATCTTGACCGGGATGGGTGATGACGGGGCTAAAGGGATGTTGGAAATGAAACAGGCGGGGGCCTATAATATTGCCCAGGATAAGGCCTCCTGTGTGGTCTTTGGTATGCCCAGGGAAGCCATAAAACTGGATGCCGTACACAGCATTCTTCCACTGGATAAAATTGCAGACGCCTTACTTAAAAAGTGTCGGTCCCTTTAA